DNA sequence from the Streptomyces sp. CA-210063 genome:
CTCAAGCAGTTGGAGGACGCCGGCAGCGAACCCGTCGCGATCGTCGGCATCGGCTGCCGGTTCCCGGGCGGGGTCACCGGCCCCGACGAGCTGTGGCGCCTGGTCGACGACGGCCGGGACGCCGTGGGCCCCATGCCCGAGGACCGCGGCTGGGACTTCGACGCGCTGTTCGCCCCCGATCCCGACCGGCTGGGCACCAGCCACGCCCGCGAGGGCGCGTTCCTGCACGACGCGGCCGAGTTCGACGCCGGCTTCTTCGGCATCTCCCCGCGCGAGGCCCTCGCCATGGACCCCCAGCAGCGGCTCCTGCTGGAGGTGGCCTGGGAGGCCCTGGAGCACGCGGGCGTCGACCCCGGCACCCTGACCGGGAGCCGCACCGGCGTCTACGCCGGGCTCATGTACCACGACTACGCCGGTGAACTGTCGACCATGCCCGACGAGGTCCAGGGCTTCCTGAGCACCGGAGTCGCGGGCAGCGTGGTCTCCGGGCGCGTGGCCTACACGTTCGGCTTCGAGGGCCCGGCCGTCACCGTGGACACGGCGTGCTCCTCCTCGCTGGTCACGCTCCACCTCGCCGCCCAGGCACTGCGGGCCGGCGAATGCGATCTGGCGCTGGCCGGCGGTGTCACCGTCATGGCCACCCCGTCCACCTTCGTCGAGAACTCCCGCCAGGGCGGTCTCGCCGCCGACGGCCGGTGCAAGTCGTTCGCCGGCGCCGCCGACGGGACCGGGTGGGGCGAGGGCGCGGCCCTGCTCGCCGTGGAGCGCCTGTCGGACGCCCGGCGCCGCGGGCACCGGGTGCTCGCCGTGATCCGCGGCACCGCGGTCAACCAGGACGGCGCCAGCAACGGCCTCACCGCGCCCAACGGCCCCTCCCAGCAGCGGGTCATCCGCCAGGCCCTGGCCAACGCCCGGCTGACCGCCGCGGACGTCGACGCCGTCGAGGCGCACGGCACCGGCACCCGGCTCGGCGACCCCGTGGAGGCGCAGGCGCTGCTCGCCACCTACGGCAAGGAGCGGCCCGAGGGGCATCCGCTGTGGCTGGGCTCGGTCAAATCCAACCTGGCGCACACCCAGGCCGCCGCGGGCGCCGCCGGAGTCATCAAGATGGTGATGGCGATACGGCACGGAAAGCTGCCCCGCACGCTCCACGTCGACACGGCGACACCACAGGTGGACTGGACCGAAGGCGCCGTCGAACTCCTCACCGAACCTCGCGACTGGCCCGACCTCGGCCGGCCCCGGCGGGCCGCGGTCTCCTCGTTCGGTGTGAGCGGCACCAACGCCCATGTCATCCTCGAACAGGCCCCGGCGGCAGACGAGTCCGAAGCCGGGCGGGGCGACGAGGAGGACGGTCCCGCCGAAGCGCCGGCCGCGGAGGCGACCGCCCCCGCTCCACTGCTGCCCGCCGTCCCCGTCTTCGTCTCCGCCCGCGACGCCGAGGCCCTGCGCGCGCAGGCCGCCGGGCTGGCCGATCTGGTCGCCGGGCAGGACGGTCACCGGCTCCTCGACCTCGGTCACACCACGGCCACCGCCCGTGCCGCACTCGAACACCGGGCCGTGGTGGTGGCCGCCGACCGTGCCGAACTGGTGCGGGGCCTCACCGCCTGCGCCACCGGCGAGCCCGCTCCCGGACTGGTCACGGGCCTGGCCACAGAACAGGTCTGCGCCTTCCTCTTCACCGGCCAGGGCGCCCAACGCCCCGGCATGGGACGGGAGTTGTACGAGACCTTCCCGGCGTACGCCCGGGCCTTCGACGACGTCTGCGCGGAACTCGACGGGCGACTCGGACAGCCGCTGCGCGACCTCGTGTTCGCCGAGCCGGGCACAGCCTCCGCCGAACTGCTCGACGAGACCCAGTACACCCAGGCGGCGACCTTCGCGATGGAGGTGGCGCTCTTCCGGCTGGTCGAGAGCTGGGGTGTCAAGCCCCGGTACGTGGCCGGCCACTCCATCGGCGAACTCACCGCCGCCCACGTCAGCGGCATGCTGACCCTGACCGACGCCTGCGTGCTGGTGGCCGCCCGCGGCCGGCTGATGCAGGCACTGCCGTCCGGCGGCGCGATGGTCGCGCTGGAGGCGACCGAGGAGGAGGTCACCCCGCTGATCGCCGGGCAGGACAACGCCGTCGCCCTGGCCGCGGTCAACGGTGAGCGGTCCGTGGTCGCCTCCGGCACGGCCGCCGCGGTCGCCTCCGTCGCCGAGCACTTCGCGGGCATCGGCCGCCGCACCCGGCGGCTGCGGGTCTCGCACGCCTTCCACTCGCCGCTGATGGACCCCATGCTGGACGAGTTCCGCGCCATCGCGGGCACGCTGGAATTCCGGCCGCCGGTCATTCCCGTCGTCTCCAGCATCACCGGCACCCTCCAGGACGACGCGGCGTGGAGGGTGCCCGGCTACTGGGCCCGCCAGGTCCGGGACACCGTCCGCTTCCACGACGTGACCCGCACCCTGCGCGAGGCGGGCGCCACCGCCCTCCTCGAACTGGGCCCGGACGCGGTGCTGACGGCCGCCGCCGACGGCGGCCCCGAGGACGACACCCTGCGGGTCGCGGCCCAGCGCCGCGACCAGCCGGAGACCCGCACCTTCGTCACCGCGCTCGCCCGGCTCCACACCGCCGGAGTCCCGGTCGACCGGGCCGTCTGCTTCGCGGGACGGGACGCCGCTCACGTACCGTTGCCGACCTACGCCTTCCAGCGGCAGCGCTACTGGCTGCGCCCCAAGCCGTCCACCGCGGCCACCAGCGCGGCCGGACTGCCCGCCGCCGGACACCCCCTGCTGGGAGCCGCCGTCACCCTCGCCGGCACCGGCACCCTCCTGCTGACCGGTCGTCTCGGCCTGGACACCCACCCCTGGCTGGCCGACCACGCCGTGGGCGACACCGTCCTCGTACCGGGCACGGCCTTCATGGACATAGCCCTGCACGCGGCCTCCCGGCTCGACGCCACGGGCCGGGCCGCGCTGTCGGTGGCCGAACTGGTCCTCCAGGCCCCGCTGGTGCTGCCCGCCACCGGCGGGGTACGCGTCCAGGTGGTCGTCGCCGGGCCCGACGCGGACGGCCGCCGGTCCTTCGGCGTCGCCTCCCAGCCGGAGACCGCCGACGACGACGAGTGGATCACCCACGCCGACGGAATCCTCGACCCCACCGAGGACGACCCCACCGAGGACGACATCGCCTCGGCGACGAACGGCTCCTGGCCTCCCGCCGACGCCTCCCCGCTCGAAACCGGCTCGCTCTACGACGACTTCGCCGCCGCCGGGTTCGCCTACGGCCCCGCCTTCCAGGGAGTGCGCCGGGCCTGGCGGGCCGGGAACGAGGTCTACGCCGAGGTCGCGCTGCCCGACACCGTCGCGGCCGACGCCACGGCCTTCGCGCTGCATCCCGCGCTCGCGGACGCCGCGCTGCACGCCGCGGTCTTCGCCGGTGAACCCTTCGCCGCCGCGCCCGGCGAGGGCCGCCTGCCGTTCGTCTGGGACCGGGTGACCCTGCACGCCACCGGCGCCACCGCCCTGCGTGTCCGGCTGACGCCCACCGGCCCCGACACCCTCGCGCTCACGCTCGCCGATCCCACCGGCACGCCGGTGGCGACCGTGCGCGCGCTCACCGTCCGCGCCGCCCCCACCCTCGTGGCCACCGGCACGGACCGCGCCGCCGACCTCGCGGACGCGCTCCACCTGCCCGGCTGGGAGCCGGTGCCGCTGCCCGACACGGCTCCCGCAACCGGTGGTTGGGCCCTCCTCGGAGACCCGGCCCGGCTGCCCGCGCTGCCCGGGGCGGAGCACCGGCCGGACCTGACCGCCACCGCGGGCGCCGATCACGTGGTCCTCTCCCTGGACGCCGCCCTGCCGGCCGGCACCGACCCCGGCGATCCCGCCGCCGTCGAGGCCGTCCACACCGCCACCGAGGAAGCACTCGGCACCGTCCGCCGATGGCTCGGCGACGACACCTTCGCCGCCGCCCGCCTGGTCGTCCTGCTGCGACACGCCGTACGAGTCACCGACGAGGACCCCGAGCCCGACCCGGTCGCCGCCGCGGTGTGGGGGCTGCTCGGCTCCGCCGCACACGAGAACCCCGACCGGATCACCGTGCTCGACCGGGACGGCGACGACCGCACGGCCGCCGCCCTGCAC
Encoded proteins:
- a CDS encoding type I polyketide synthase, giving the protein MTDEARLVEYIRRMTGDLRKAHRRLKQLEDAGSEPVAIVGIGCRFPGGVTGPDELWRLVDDGRDAVGPMPEDRGWDFDALFAPDPDRLGTSHAREGAFLHDAAEFDAGFFGISPREALAMDPQQRLLLEVAWEALEHAGVDPGTLTGSRTGVYAGLMYHDYAGELSTMPDEVQGFLSTGVAGSVVSGRVAYTFGFEGPAVTVDTACSSSLVTLHLAAQALRAGECDLALAGGVTVMATPSTFVENSRQGGLAADGRCKSFAGAADGTGWGEGAALLAVERLSDARRRGHRVLAVIRGTAVNQDGASNGLTAPNGPSQQRVIRQALANARLTAADVDAVEAHGTGTRLGDPVEAQALLATYGKERPEGHPLWLGSVKSNLAHTQAAAGAAGVIKMVMAIRHGKLPRTLHVDTATPQVDWTEGAVELLTEPRDWPDLGRPRRAAVSSFGVSGTNAHVILEQAPAADESEAGRGDEEDGPAEAPAAEATAPAPLLPAVPVFVSARDAEALRAQAAGLADLVAGQDGHRLLDLGHTTATARAALEHRAVVVAADRAELVRGLTACATGEPAPGLVTGLATEQVCAFLFTGQGAQRPGMGRELYETFPAYARAFDDVCAELDGRLGQPLRDLVFAEPGTASAELLDETQYTQAATFAMEVALFRLVESWGVKPRYVAGHSIGELTAAHVSGMLTLTDACVLVAARGRLMQALPSGGAMVALEATEEEVTPLIAGQDNAVALAAVNGERSVVASGTAAAVASVAEHFAGIGRRTRRLRVSHAFHSPLMDPMLDEFRAIAGTLEFRPPVIPVVSSITGTLQDDAAWRVPGYWARQVRDTVRFHDVTRTLREAGATALLELGPDAVLTAAADGGPEDDTLRVAAQRRDQPETRTFVTALARLHTAGVPVDRAVCFAGRDAAHVPLPTYAFQRQRYWLRPKPSTAATSAAGLPAAGHPLLGAAVTLAGTGTLLLTGRLGLDTHPWLADHAVGDTVLVPGTAFMDIALHAASRLDATGRAALSVAELVLQAPLVLPATGGVRVQVVVAGPDADGRRSFGVASQPETADDDEWITHADGILDPTEDDPTEDDIASATNGSWPPADASPLETGSLYDDFAAAGFAYGPAFQGVRRAWRAGNEVYAEVALPDTVAADATAFALHPALADAALHAAVFAGEPFAAAPGEGRLPFVWDRVTLHATGATALRVRLTPTGPDTLALTLADPTGTPVATVRALTVRAAPTLVATGTDRAADLADALHLPGWEPVPLPDTAPATGGWALLGDPARLPALPGAEHRPDLTATAGADHVVLSLDAALPAGTDPGDPAAVEAVHTATEEALGTVRRWLGDDTFAAARLVVLLRHAVRVTDEDPEPDPVAAAVWGLLGSAAHENPDRITVLDRDGDDRTAAALHRAVTAAEPRLALRSGTAHAPRLTPFSGHPALLPPPGPGPWVLDRAGDGGTIDDLALVPAPDDLTAPLGPGQVRVDVRAAGVNFRDVVVALGLVPGLRGLGGELAGVVAAVGPGVSGLAPGDRVLGLAPAAFGPVAVTDHRWLAPMPGDWTFEQAAAVPIAYLTAYYGLVDLAGVRPGQKVLVHAGAGGVGTAAVQLARHLGAEVYATASAPKRHVLSAAGLDDAHTADSRGLGFADHFLETTGGQGMDVVLDCLAGEFVDAGLRLLPRGGHFLEMGKTDIREPEAVAAAHPGVAYQAYDLQEAAPDRMREMLTAVLDLFAQGALTPPPSTVWDVRRARDAFRALSQAKLIGKAVLTVPRRPDPEGTFVVTGASGNLGGLVTRHLVARHGARHLLLLSRRGPDAPGADLLEADLRAAGAVDVTVTACDTADRDALRAVLAGLDRAPTAIVHTAGVLDDGLAATLTDGQLHRTLLPKVDAAAHLHALTRELGHDPALFVLFSSASGFTGNPGQANYAAANTYLDALAAHRRARGHAGLSLLWGAWEQSAGMTAGLSDTDQRRMARSGLLPLTAEHGLALLDTAVTADTHAVAPIALDTAALRGQAEAGTLAPVFRGLVKTSVLRRAATADPGAAGEPRLAERLAALADTERDRLLLDLVHTHTATVLGHGSPASLGAQRTFRELGFDSLTAVELRNSLGAATGLRLPATLVFDHPTPEAVATLLRTELAPPEVSPAQEALAVLEALAGSLAAVAPDDPDRKDLDDRLWALLETWRKPQGDSADPALDSATDDDLFAMVDDGFRLS